tattattcacacgaataataattgcaatgagaattttaaatatttaccattTAATTCTTacgaatataataaatatattattgaatgTAAAATCACAGGTTAGAATAAGTATTGTTGTTAACAACGTTATAACTAACTATAAAGGTCATTTTCATAAACATGCTTGTCACAATCCTGGCAGCTGCAATAGTTCGTCAAATTTCCGAAGTAAACGTTTAAACTCAATTGGACGTCAAGTTTTGGATAAGTTTCTGACTGAGTAATTTTTGCGTGCTCTTTCGGAAATtgctgaaaaaatatttgttcatTTCTACGGCAAATATCTGCAAACTTCTGTTGAGTTTTTAATGAGACCGCAACgcccctaatagccacttcagcttgaaattgaacgtaatttgacattaaaattgcctgaaatctGCTGCCCGAATTGGTCGATAATTCGAcagtaaaagttgaaaaaaaatttgcggttaactTTTGCTTAATTTAGAGGTAACttttaactagaaaaaaaagtcggtaacgttcgtttttattatttcagacGGATAGCAAATTTATaggaaaaattgtttaaaattttacggtaaacgaatactttacaatttccaagtcaaattaagaataaaaaattaatttagaaatttgcctgaaaattgacaaaaaattacGTGATCGAGCGAGCTCGCTCGATCATAATTATGTCGATTAATTTTGTTCGAAAAGATCATACTATGTAGTACCGTTTATGTACGCCAACTTTATCACCAACTtcagattatatataattaaaaaggaACTCACCACCGTTGCTACgatacatatttattcattgAGTTCAGCGTCACCAATTATTTGAAGAGATCACGGGTGGGCCTATTGccacaaattaatttatttaattatttttatcaaagggTTGGGAACTGATCTTTTCGAACAAAATTAATCGACATAATTATGATCACGTAATTATATCTCATATTTTGTTCGAAAAGATCATACTATGTAGGATGTTTAGAGTGAAGTACTAAACAATTcctgaaatcaaaaattcattgttagaataaagaacaaaacatttttattaattaattaattaatattgtaacaatttttaaacaaacaatcttttgcattatttaaattattttaaacttaagaTAAAACTGCTTTCgcaaaatcattattatttttaataataggtctattatagaaagtattgaAAACATTAGATTTCTTAGACCAAccagctaaatttttaattacaattatatcTACACCCTTAGCCTTTGCTGAAGAAGTAGACGCATGTCTAAGACTATGAGGTGTAAATCTAGAACTAATGCCACACTCAACTAAGAAGGCTCTAATCCAGCGACTTAAAGTGTCCCTAGAAGGAACTTTGTGAGGTTTTTTGATGGTAACAAAAAGAGAATCATGGTTGTCATTAATGTTTCTGTAACTCTCATATATTCTTCTAACATAGAAACAACACATAATTTAggattttcattaaatttatatagaattaaCAGGGGTTGAGACACTCCAGGCCTAGATGTTTTGATAGAGTCCGAAATTTCTATTTCAAAACCTTTGTTTGttcttttaatattacttCTTTTAATTACACTCAGGGTTTACTTTCGTTGAGCGGtaattaaagataaaataataactaatttaGTACTTAATTGTTGTAAATTCAGACTACTCAAGGGATACATTTCCTCTAATTTATCCAAAACTGAATCTAAACTATAAATGCGGTCATACCTAGGCTTGGAAGGTCTCAACTTATAAATCCCCCTAAGCAAACGACAAATCATCGGACTTTTACCGATATATTCCCCACATAAAAAAGACACAGCTGATCGACAAGTATTTAATGAGCTATACGAAGCACCCTGCTCAAATTTTACTCCTAACCACTCCATTACCCATAATTCATTTGGtttgaaaatatcataattatttttgttacaaaATTTTGTCCATTCTAAAATAGGCTTCTCAAATTGTTTCTGAGTAAAAAGAGTGATTGagttcattaataaattaataacgtctttttttatcccaCGTTTTTCGAAAGCTTGCCTGATAATCTCCCTGCCATTAGGGTCAGCTTGCCGGCTAGTGGATGCTGTAGCCTCCTACAGGGATCAAGTAGTAAATTATCAGatggtttaaaaataatggggGGTTGTATCAATAAAGACAACCAAAGAGGGTACCAGGGTTGAGTAAACCATTCTGGTACCACTACAATACCGCAAGCTTGGTCTACTTGAATTTTTCtaagagtttttaaaatcaagGAAAAAGGTGGGAAcgcataaatataaaaagtgtcCCACTTAATAGTAAAAGCATCTATACAAAAAGCTTCGGGATCCCTGTGCCAGGAACAATAATCGAcacatttcttattatttacaGATGCAAGTAAATCTATTTGCGGCTGACcaaatagattataaatttgtcTAAAAGCCCAAGGAGCCAATTCCCACTCcgtatcaatattattaattctagATGCTGAATCAGCTATTACATTTTCTATTGATGGAATATATGTCGCAAATAACCAAAGGTTTCGTTGCTCACACCAGGACCATATATCGCGAGTaacattattcaaattttgatatttaattccACCCATTCTATTGATGTACGCGATAGCTGTTGAgttgtcaatttttaatagaatctCGCAATTTGATAAATGAGAAGCAAAAGCTTTTAAACCATTAAATGCTGCAATTAACTCCAAACAATTAATATGAAAGGAACTTTCCCTCGAATCCCACTGACCAAAAACGACTTTATCATTACACGAAGCTC
This window of the Microplitis mediator isolate UGA2020A chromosome 8, iyMicMedi2.1, whole genome shotgun sequence genome carries:
- the LOC130673915 gene encoding uncharacterized protein LOC130673915; amino-acid sequence: MRLDQSLRTEFEWWEENILTAKNPIRQYEYKITIFSDASLTGWGASCNDKVVFGQWDSRESSFHINCLELIAAFNGLKAFASHLSNCEILLKIDNSTAIAYINRMGGIKYQNLNNVTRDIWSWCEQRNLWLFATYIPSIENVIADSASRINNIDTEWELAPWAFRQIYNLFGQPQIDLLASVNNKKCVDYCSWHRDPEAFCIDAFTIKWDTFYIYAFPPFSLILKTLRKIQVDQACGIVVVPEWFTQPWYPLWLSLLIQPPIIFKPSDNLLLDPCRRLQHPLAGKLTLMAGRLSGKLSKNVG